In Candidatus Defluviibacterium haderslevense, the following are encoded in one genomic region:
- a CDS encoding right-handed parallel beta-helix repeat-containing protein, whose amino-acid sequence MIKSFQILLFILGIGLISTEHAFSTNYYFSQSLGSDSYSGRIANPNTGMTDGPKKSMSALNTLLNSVVKAGDSIFLRRGDIWSGPTGIETQNTHGTISQYILIGAYGIGPKPIIDKTQAGQVILCRGSATFESSYLIFQNLSLTSSISNGTRPDGVYINESFYNLKPHHIILDSLYITNCQSGMILYQHDIVVKNCTLFNNGNMNQGHGIFASANDILFQNNLLDSNGCGSYFVHTMYISNSNNVHFEGNEIKRADDGLKLRGSSNLIIKNNVIHDMHIHTIHVGGDNMNGTKNIIIDGNYIYNSPQGVTINSESGTQTLLSENIVIKNNIFPSHVYISNNGPVKDIHIYNNLIYNAELQNALLLLNPINPINIQIKNNIFYKTNANPNFSLIHIASSTGLSGITFDHNLYYTSTQNGTHFRIGNNNYNSLSTFKNAFPLQELHGQTGDPNFVNAPIDFKLTSSSKLAIDKGADVKGFVDFDIDGLTRPNDGDGINGTAWDIGPYEYCCPVVGFKRTEPDRDLSIFPNPANKNITIYHSNEIPNKIVLTDLSGKVIQIDYPTEVKSIINIQQFSFGIYFGQVVYSNRSEKFKFIKE is encoded by the coding sequence ATGATAAAATCTTTTCAAATATTGCTTTTCATTTTAGGTATAGGGCTTATAAGCACAGAACATGCATTTAGTACTAATTATTACTTCTCACAAAGCCTTGGCAGCGACTCCTATAGTGGCAGAATAGCTAATCCAAATACTGGCATGACCGACGGACCTAAAAAAAGTATGTCAGCATTAAATACTTTACTCAATTCTGTGGTTAAAGCCGGAGACAGCATATTTTTGAGAAGAGGCGATATCTGGTCTGGACCAACAGGTATAGAAACACAAAATACACACGGAACAATAAGTCAATATATTTTGATTGGAGCTTATGGTATAGGACCTAAACCGATCATCGACAAAACTCAAGCAGGCCAGGTTATATTATGTAGAGGATCGGCAACTTTTGAATCTTCCTATTTGATATTCCAAAACCTTTCGCTTACTTCATCTATTTCAAATGGTACCCGTCCGGATGGTGTTTATATTAATGAAAGTTTTTATAATCTTAAACCTCATCACATTATTCTTGACAGTCTATACATAACCAATTGTCAATCTGGGATGATACTCTACCAGCATGATATTGTAGTTAAAAATTGCACTTTATTCAATAATGGAAATATGAATCAAGGCCACGGCATTTTTGCTTCAGCTAATGACATCCTTTTTCAAAACAACTTATTGGACAGTAATGGTTGCGGCAGCTATTTCGTGCATACCATGTATATAAGCAATTCTAACAATGTACACTTTGAAGGCAATGAAATTAAACGTGCTGATGATGGACTCAAATTACGAGGCTCTAGCAATTTAATCATCAAAAACAATGTAATCCATGATATGCATATTCATACGATACACGTAGGAGGTGATAATATGAACGGCACTAAAAATATTATAATAGATGGTAATTATATTTATAATTCACCTCAAGGCGTAACCATAAATTCTGAATCAGGTACTCAAACTTTATTGAGTGAAAATATTGTAATCAAAAATAATATTTTTCCTTCACATGTATACATTTCCAATAATGGTCCAGTAAAAGATATTCATATTTACAATAATCTTATTTACAATGCAGAACTACAGAATGCATTACTCTTGCTCAATCCTATCAATCCCATTAATATACAAATTAAAAATAATATTTTTTATAAAACAAACGCTAATCCAAATTTTTCATTAATTCATATTGCTTCTTCTACCGGACTTAGTGGAATAACTTTCGATCATAATCTATATTATACATCAACTCAAAATGGTACTCATTTTCGTATTGGTAATAATAATTATAATTCACTTTCAACATTCAAAAATGCATTTCCATTGCAAGAATTACATGGTCAGACAGGTGATCCTAATTTTGTCAATGCTCCTATAGATTTCAAACTAACATCGTCAAGCAAACTTGCTATTGATAAAGGAGCTGATGTAAAAGGTTTTGTTGATTTTGATATTGACGGTTTGACAAGACCCAATGATGGAGATGGAATAAATGGTACTGCCTGGGACATTGGTCCCTATGAATATTGTTGTCCAGTTGTAGGATTTAAACGAACAGAACCCGACCGTGATTTATCCATTTTTCCAAATCCAGCTAATAAAAACATTACCATTTACCACTCTAATGAAATACCAAATAAAATCGTACTTACAGATCTTTCAGGAAAAGTAATTCAAATAGATTATCCTACGGAGGTAAAATCTATTATAAATATTCAACAATTTAGTTTTGGTATCTATTTTGGGCAAGTAGTTTATTCTAATAGATCGGAAAAATTTAAATTCATCAAAGAATAA
- a CDS encoding T9SS type A sorting domain-containing protein — protein MKYILILIILTTSGFVKAQCWSDLSVGRTHVLALKSDGSIWTWGENRYGQLGIGNTADQNKPVQVGLDKDWKSIEAGSDNCFAIKNDGSLWAWGYNSAGELGIESMSTYKNKPIQVGLDKDWEFVSSGSGSTFGIKKDGTLWGWGAIFFATSNQLKPIQFESENNWKSVSNCSEHILFLKKNGTLWSIGKNYYGQLGIGIYSSGVYTLSQIGFNDDWEFVHSSPGVSFGLVAGGALWIWGRLNDNQNRQWNMPVDPYANKHYWNNITANTFNFFGVKNDGTLWGCGDNYYGQLANGSNKDIYYDPTQIGSENNWKKVAVGTYGNSFAIKKDGTLWACGLNDLGQLGIGSNTNVLTFTEVSCQSSTANKNINSIDSEISIYPNPVNNILTIDLRQSDAKLTDVSICDLNGKSIYTESIIQQVNTKKQQLPIDLSSLNSGLYFIKVNSNKEIKIKKIIKN, from the coding sequence ATGAAATACATACTAATTCTTATTATTTTGACTACTTCCGGCTTTGTTAAAGCTCAATGTTGGTCTGATTTATCTGTAGGCAGGACTCACGTTTTGGCTTTAAAATCAGATGGAAGCATTTGGACATGGGGAGAAAACAGATATGGACAACTTGGTATTGGAAACACTGCTGATCAAAATAAACCAGTTCAGGTTGGTTTAGACAAAGACTGGAAAAGTATTGAAGCTGGTTCAGACAATTGTTTTGCAATCAAAAATGATGGTTCATTATGGGCTTGGGGATATAATTCGGCTGGTGAATTAGGTATAGAATCAATGAGTACTTATAAGAACAAGCCTATACAAGTGGGCTTGGATAAAGATTGGGAATTTGTTTCTTCAGGTTCAGGTTCAACCTTCGGAATCAAGAAAGATGGAACACTTTGGGGATGGGGAGCAATATTTTTTGCTACTTCTAACCAATTAAAACCAATTCAATTTGAATCTGAAAATAATTGGAAATCTGTTTCAAATTGCTCAGAACACATTTTGTTTCTTAAAAAGAACGGAACATTATGGTCAATTGGGAAGAATTATTATGGACAATTAGGCATTGGCATTTATTCCAGTGGAGTTTATACCTTAAGTCAAATTGGATTTAATGATGATTGGGAGTTTGTCCATTCAAGTCCCGGAGTTTCCTTTGGTTTGGTTGCTGGTGGTGCACTTTGGATTTGGGGAAGACTTAACGATAATCAAAACAGACAATGGAATATGCCTGTTGACCCATATGCAAATAAACACTATTGGAATAATATTACTGCAAACACTTTTAATTTTTTTGGCGTGAAAAATGATGGCACCCTTTGGGGTTGTGGCGACAATTACTACGGTCAACTAGCCAACGGTTCCAACAAAGATATTTATTATGACCCAACACAAATTGGCTCTGAAAACAACTGGAAAAAAGTTGCAGTAGGCACTTATGGAAATAGCTTTGCGATTAAAAAGGACGGAACTCTATGGGCTTGTGGACTAAATGACTTAGGACAATTAGGTATTGGATCAAATACAAATGTTTTAACTTTTACAGAAGTTTCTTGCCAATCGAGTACTGCCAATAAAAATATCAACTCAATCGATTCGGAAATTTCAATTTATCCGAATCCTGTAAATAACATACTTACTATTGACCTAAGACAAAGTGATGCAAAACTTACAGATGTTTCAATATGTGATCTGAATGGGAAAAGTATTTATACTGAGTCTATAATACAACAAGTGAATACAAAAAAACAACAATTGCCTATTGATTTATCCTCTTTAAATAGTGGTCTATATTTTATTAAGGTTAATTCAAATAAAGAAATTAAAATTAAGAAAATAATTAAGAATTAG
- the mnmE gene encoding tRNA uridine-5-carboxymethylaminomethyl(34) synthesis GTPase MnmE: protein MLNHHQDTIVAIATPAGIGAIGMIRISGSKAIDLVQSCFKGKNLKAQKPNTIHFGQILDLDQHIIDEVLISLFHAPRSYTKENLIEISCHGSPYILQKICEILIHNGGRPAEPGEFTLRAFLNGQLDLSQAEAVADLIQAQNKSSHDLAMQQMRGGYSNILQNLRARLIEFASLVELELDFAEEDVEFAKRDDLSRFIIQMIDVIQSMIQSFEVGNVIKNGIQTVIAGRPNAGKSTLLNKLLNEDRAIVSSVPGTTRDTIEEALILEGIEFKLIDTAGIREAQDEIEKMGILKTYEKIHSATLLLYIFDIQNMSYQEVLDDLKNISLNSDSIILIGNKTDGPNALSNQSKFETLDSCIFISAATNINLDKLKQQMVHRALHGAPINFSNPIVSNIRHIEALNLTKRSLQQVISNLQSGISNELTAQDIRTALYHLGTITGQISSEDLLDSIFRNFCIGK, encoded by the coding sequence ATGTTAAATCATCACCAAGATACCATAGTTGCCATTGCTACTCCCGCAGGGATTGGCGCGATAGGCATGATACGCATTTCAGGTTCAAAGGCTATTGATCTTGTCCAATCATGTTTCAAAGGAAAAAACCTTAAAGCACAAAAACCTAATACCATACATTTTGGACAAATCCTGGATCTGGACCAGCACATTATCGATGAAGTTCTCATCAGCTTGTTTCATGCTCCAAGGTCGTATACTAAAGAGAATCTGATTGAAATAAGCTGTCATGGTTCACCCTACATACTTCAAAAAATCTGTGAAATACTGATCCATAATGGGGGCAGACCTGCAGAGCCGGGAGAGTTTACGCTCAGGGCCTTTCTTAATGGCCAGTTGGATCTTAGTCAGGCGGAAGCAGTAGCAGACTTGATCCAAGCCCAAAACAAATCATCACACGATCTTGCCATGCAGCAGATGCGCGGAGGATATTCTAATATTCTACAAAATCTTAGAGCAAGACTCATTGAATTTGCTTCTTTAGTGGAACTCGAACTGGATTTCGCTGAAGAGGATGTAGAATTCGCCAAACGTGATGACTTAAGCCGATTTATAATTCAAATGATAGATGTTATCCAATCTATGATCCAATCATTTGAAGTAGGAAACGTCATCAAAAATGGAATCCAAACTGTTATAGCAGGCAGACCTAATGCCGGCAAGTCTACTTTATTAAATAAACTTCTGAATGAGGATCGCGCTATTGTGAGTTCAGTCCCTGGTACCACTCGAGATACTATTGAAGAAGCATTAATTCTGGAGGGAATAGAATTCAAACTTATTGATACTGCCGGAATTCGCGAAGCACAAGATGAGATTGAAAAAATGGGAATACTAAAAACCTATGAAAAAATTCATTCAGCCACCTTGCTCTTGTACATCTTTGATATTCAAAACATGAGTTATCAAGAAGTATTGGATGATTTAAAAAACATAAGCTTGAACTCAGATTCCATCATACTCATAGGCAATAAAACGGATGGACCGAATGCATTATCGAATCAATCAAAATTTGAAACATTGGATTCCTGCATTTTTATTTCTGCTGCAACGAATATTAATCTGGATAAACTCAAACAACAAATGGTTCATCGGGCCCTACATGGTGCCCCAATAAATTTCAGTAATCCGATAGTATCTAACATTCGACACATAGAAGCACTAAACCTAACCAAACGTTCATTACAACAAGTTATTTCTAATCTACAATCCGGCATATCCAATGAACTTACTGCCCAAGATATCCGCACAGCTTTATATCATTTAGGAACGATAACGGGCCAAATATCAAGTGAGGATCTACTCGATTCTATCTTTAGGAATTTTTGCATTGGCAAATAG